The following DNA comes from Kaistia sp. 32K.
TAGAGGACGGCGCCGCTGATGATGCGCTTGCCCCATTCGATCTGGGCATCATTGACCGTAGCCTTGTAGTCGCGGTCGGTGACGAAGGCGATGAAGCGCTCCACGCCGTGCTCGCGGAGATCGAAGGGTTCGTCCAGCCGGATATCCTCGAAATCACCCGAGGCCAGAATGGCGAAGAGGCTCACCCCGGCCTTTGGCTTGAGGCCCCCGGCAGCCAGGATCTGACGGCCCAGCGGGACGGGATCGGGGACTGTGATGGGCTTGAAATCCAGATTGCCGTTGGCGAACTGAATGCGATAGTTGTTGGCACGGTTGAGGGCGCGTCCCTCACGGATTGCTATGCCGACATCTTCAATTTCCTGGGTGGCAGGACCACTTGTGACGCTCAAGATCGTTCTCCAGTGCTTCCCGGACTATCCGGGGGCTTCTGAAGGGCTAATCTGAGCGTATCGGGAAATCCGGTAGGGTCGATTTGGCTTTTTTTGTCAGGGTTCCGTCAGGAATCGGACCGCAGAAGAAAAATGCCGGGCAACCAGGGCAACGCCTGGGGTTCGGGTCTGTCGCGAACGCACCGGCAGCGATACTTTGGAGAGCATCGGTGATCTTCACTCGCCTGCCTTCCAGTTTTCTCGGGCTGAGTTCCACTGGGTCGAATGTGCCGTCCCCGAGGAAAACAAGATCGGCACGCGGTCGATCAGGGTGCTGTCCCGCAGCCAACACGAAAGCGGCGGCAGCCCAATCTTCCGTGCTCTTGGAGCTCGCGTGGCCGGTCCGGATCGTACGGACGATGTTGATCCCATCCCGCACGAGAGCTTCGTCCGGCATCACTTCGATCACACCATGGCCCGTGTCGAACTGGAGACGGGTAACGGGTTTCCTTATATGGCCGATCCGGTTTTCGTGGAGGGACATTGCAAGCGAGCGTGCTATCTGCACGTACTCGACTCGATCGGCAGCATCGAAACCCTCCGCGTCGAAGGCAAGCCGTAGGCGGCGCTCGATCTCCATCAGTTCGACCGTGTCGGGGTCTTGCGCGACGATCCAATCGGTTACGTATCTAGTCGCTTTGTGCATGCGCATGAAGGCCGTTTCGGTCTGCCGTCCACCGACCTTGAGCAGGTAACTATAGAAAAAGCGCCGGGGGCATTTCTCATATTGCAGGATCTGCTGACCGGTGAACGAGGGCTTGTCCTCGAATACGATACTGATCGGCTTGTCTTCCGGCGCCGGGGGCACTGTCAGGGTCGGTGTTACCATACGTGGCACGGGGACGATGCGATCGATGAACGGCGAGTGGTTCATGGCCTTGCCGTCAACGGAGCGTGACTGCGAATAGCAGATCAGACGGTCCTTTGCGCGGGAGGTGGCGACATAGAACAAGCATTCCTGCTCCTCCTCGTGGGCCTTGGCGCGAACCTCGACGCCGCTTTGTCCGCGGCTTTCGACGAGCCCATCGGGCGGCGCAATGCCTTGGATCTGGTTGGCCGACCTGGGCAAGCTGGCTGCAGTCAAGCCGGGTAAGTGCACGACCGGGAACTCCAGGCCT
Coding sequences within:
- a CDS encoding multiubiquitin domain-containing protein; translated protein: MSVTSGPATQEIEDVGIAIREGRALNRANNYRIQFANGNLDFKPITVPDPVPLGRQILAAGGLKPKAGVSLFAILASGDFEDIRLDEPFDLREHGVERFIAFVTDRDYKATVNDAQIEWGKRIISGAVLYALAEVGADEAVFLEVPGGTDRLIETEDLIDLDEPGIEHFITAPKPRQQIEIIVNARQRIVAGPDVTFEQVVQLAFPGAPEANVVFSMTYRHAKSKPHQGELGIGGVVTVKKGTTFNVTRTVQS